The proteins below come from a single Synechococcus sp. MW101C3 genomic window:
- a CDS encoding helix-turn-helix transcriptional regulator, with the protein MSAAADGLVPTPQLLEELSQFFRLLSEPARLQLLCLLKTGPQDVAALIASTGFSQSHISRQLSQLQRAGLVRCEREGTRLIYTADEPLVDDLCMLVMGRLRERLEQQLEHLQAA; encoded by the coding sequence ATGAGTGCTGCGGCCGATGGGCTAGTTCCAACCCCCCAGCTTCTTGAAGAACTCAGCCAGTTCTTTCGCCTCCTGAGTGAGCCGGCGCGGCTGCAATTGCTCTGTCTGTTAAAGACGGGCCCCCAGGATGTGGCCGCCCTGATTGCCTCTACCGGCTTCAGCCAATCCCACATCAGCCGCCAGCTGAGCCAGTTGCAGCGGGCGGGGCTGGTGCGCTGTGAGCGGGAGGGCACCCGCTTGATCTACACCGCCGACGAGCCGCTGGTGGACGATCTCTGCATGTTGGTGATGGGCCGCCTGCGGGAACGGCTTGAACAGCAGCTTGAGCACCTGCAGGCCGCCTGA
- the hemN gene encoding oxygen-independent coproporphyrinogen III oxidase, with protein MPTTAPARLEPLQLLLKHDKPVPRYTSYPTAASFHTGVGPGELAAELARPSSEPLSLYVHIPFCRHACWYCGCNRITTQAGSKVVGPYLQALGRELALIQQASGQRRRLSQLHWGGGTPNYLSVSEQAELWALIAHHFDLEPGLEASIEVNPEFLSRDEVLGLRRLGFNRISFGIQDADPEVQAAVNRIVPPDQLRRAMGWMREAGFESVNVDLICGLPLQTPDRFAATIALVEELRPDRVSLFSFAYLPEQLPLQRKIAADDLPSQRERVLMLQGAYDAFTSHGYDAIGMDHFALAEDSLAVAARAGRLHRNFQGYTTGGELDLLAIGVTAISQYPTLFSQNQRDLRAYLKALDAGVLPVERGLVVEDPDELLRRRIIQRLMCDFRVDFAHLGGADQTGQAINAQAGAEPLNGPQRFAAEWADLQALEADGLLQLESNGFRVSTEGRWLIRTIAAVFDPRQRLKASGSRLV; from the coding sequence ATGCCCACCACTGCTCCTGCCCGCCTCGAACCGCTGCAGCTGCTGCTGAAGCACGACAAGCCCGTGCCCCGCTACACCAGCTACCCCACGGCCGCCAGCTTCCACACCGGTGTGGGCCCTGGTGAACTGGCGGCGGAGCTGGCCCGGCCGAGCAGCGAGCCCCTGTCGCTCTACGTGCACATCCCCTTCTGCCGTCATGCCTGCTGGTACTGCGGCTGCAACCGGATCACCACCCAGGCCGGCTCGAAGGTGGTGGGCCCCTACCTGCAGGCCCTGGGCCGGGAGCTGGCGCTGATCCAGCAGGCCTCGGGCCAGCGCCGGCGCCTCAGCCAGCTGCACTGGGGTGGCGGCACTCCCAATTACCTGAGCGTGAGCGAGCAGGCGGAGCTTTGGGCGCTGATCGCCCACCACTTCGATCTGGAGCCCGGCCTGGAAGCCTCGATCGAGGTGAATCCGGAATTCCTCAGCCGTGACGAGGTGCTGGGCCTGCGCCGCCTCGGGTTCAACCGCATCAGCTTCGGCATTCAGGACGCCGATCCGGAAGTGCAGGCGGCGGTGAACCGGATCGTGCCGCCCGATCAGCTGCGGCGGGCGATGGGCTGGATGCGGGAGGCGGGCTTCGAGAGCGTGAACGTGGATCTGATCTGCGGCCTGCCGCTGCAGACGCCTGACCGTTTCGCCGCCACGATCGCCCTCGTGGAGGAGCTGCGGCCCGATCGGGTGTCGTTGTTCAGCTTCGCCTACCTGCCCGAGCAACTGCCGCTGCAACGCAAGATCGCTGCTGATGATCTGCCCAGCCAGCGCGAGCGGGTGCTGATGCTGCAGGGCGCCTATGACGCCTTTACCAGCCATGGCTATGACGCCATCGGCATGGACCACTTCGCCCTGGCGGAGGACAGCCTGGCCGTGGCGGCCCGGGCTGGCCGCCTGCATCGCAATTTCCAGGGCTACACCACCGGTGGAGAGCTCGACCTGCTGGCGATCGGCGTCACGGCGATCAGCCAGTACCCCACCCTGTTCAGCCAGAACCAGCGGGATCTCCGGGCCTATCTGAAGGCGCTGGACGCCGGCGTGTTGCCGGTGGAGAGGGGGCTGGTGGTCGAGGATCCTGACGAACTGCTCAGGCGTCGCATCATTCAGCGCTTGATGTGCGATTTTCGCGTCGATTTTGCCCACCTTGGCGGCGCAGATCAGACCGGCCAAGCTATAAACGCCCAGGCTGGAGCAGAGCCGCTCAACGGCCCCCAGCGGTTCGCGGCAGAATGGGCTGACCTGCAGGCCCTGGAGGCCGACGGCCTGCTGCAGCTGGAGTCCAATGGCTTCCGCGTCAGCACGGAAGGACGCTGGCTGATCCGCACGATCGCTGCGGTGTTTGATCCTCGCCAGCGACTGAAGGCCAGCGGGTCGCGGTTGGTCTGA
- a CDS encoding biliverdin-producing heme oxygenase, whose product MTTTHPAAASSPAPAPPTATSPSDLSDHASPADLAARKGFGPRVRRLHGRIGAAHHQAEGMEFSRALLDGQASPLQLAALIRALGPGYALIEQQGPELAAALGAIDFPWAALARSAALAADAAALAAAPATPRSAAAALWLEHLQALAQQAPHRFLAHVYVRYGGDLSGGQQLAQQANAILAAHGLPAVRFWAFDQPLPVLKAALHDAFEQLDLSEAEEGELLDEAVVAFQDTQRLLAELGDLGAA is encoded by the coding sequence ATGACCACCACGCACCCCGCCGCGGCCTCCAGCCCCGCGCCCGCCCCCCCAACCGCTACCTCCCCGAGCGACCTCTCCGATCACGCCAGCCCCGCCGACCTGGCGGCCCGCAAGGGTTTCGGCCCGCGGGTGCGCCGTCTGCATGGCCGCATCGGCGCCGCCCACCACCAGGCCGAAGGTATGGAGTTCTCACGCGCCCTGCTCGACGGCCAGGCCAGCCCGCTGCAGCTGGCAGCTCTGATCCGTGCGCTGGGCCCCGGCTACGCCCTGATCGAGCAGCAGGGCCCTGAGCTGGCCGCGGCCCTTGGTGCGATCGACTTCCCCTGGGCGGCGCTGGCCCGCAGTGCTGCCCTCGCCGCCGATGCGGCAGCCCTGGCGGCAGCGCCCGCCACGCCGCGCTCCGCCGCTGCCGCCCTCTGGCTCGAGCATCTGCAGGCCCTGGCCCAGCAGGCTCCGCACCGCTTTCTGGCCCACGTCTACGTGCGCTACGGCGGCGATCTCTCCGGCGGCCAACAGCTGGCCCAGCAGGCCAACGCCATCCTGGCGGCCCATGGCCTGCCGGCCGTGCGCTTCTGGGCCTTCGATCAGCCGCTGCCGGTGCTCAAGGCCGCCCTGCACGACGCCTTTGAGCAACTCGACCTGAGCGAGGCGGAAGAAGGTGAGCTGCTTGATGAAGCGGTGGTGGCCTTCCAGGACACCCAGCGCCTGCTGGCCGAACTGGGCGATCTGGGCGCCGCCTGA
- a CDS encoding Mo-dependent nitrogenase C-terminal domain-containing protein, whose protein sequence is MTLSPLRGPRQGVLIDRLRHWLDGIGPRSLPLARLLVRLIPARCPFERTVVIAGHTVLHIPPLCQINPLFDELMALRFRALCRLEAHQQGQQERRQDRQPQARRQHS, encoded by the coding sequence ATGACCCTCAGCCCGCTCCGGGGCCCCCGCCAAGGGGTTCTGATCGATCGGCTCCGCCACTGGCTCGATGGCATCGGCCCGCGTTCCCTGCCGCTGGCCCGCCTGCTGGTGCGGCTGATTCCTGCCCGCTGCCCGTTCGAGCGCACCGTGGTGATCGCGGGCCACACCGTGCTGCACATCCCGCCGCTCTGCCAGATCAACCCCCTGTTCGATGAGCTGATGGCGCTGCGCTTCCGTGCCCTCTGCCGCCTGGAGGCCCACCAGCAAGGCCAGCAGGAACGGCGTCAGGACCGCCAGCCTCAGGCCCGGCGGCAACACTCCTGA
- a CDS encoding long-chain fatty aldehyde decarbonylase: MPAPALTPAYRDAYGRINGLVIVGEGLADRHFRQLAQLLPEDGDELRSLAAMEGRHALDFVGCGRQLAIRPDLPLARRLFAPLRALFNEAFSTTDTVGALVIQCLIVESFAVAAYRCYLPVADAYAAPITAAVLADEAEHLDYGERQLAARFPAVAAPISRWCERAVPVAMAMLREVHGDLEAIGIDPSALVGEFMGCLGSALEAVGFAPRQATRLAARLAAVACG, from the coding sequence ATGCCCGCTCCCGCGCTCACCCCTGCCTACCGTGACGCCTACGGCCGGATCAACGGTCTCGTGATCGTGGGTGAGGGGCTGGCCGATCGCCATTTCCGCCAGCTGGCGCAGCTGCTGCCGGAAGACGGCGACGAGCTGCGGAGCCTGGCGGCGATGGAAGGCCGCCACGCCTTGGATTTCGTGGGCTGCGGCCGCCAGCTGGCGATTCGCCCCGATCTCCCCCTGGCGCGCCGCCTGTTCGCGCCGCTGCGCGCCCTGTTCAATGAGGCGTTCAGCACCACGGACACGGTGGGGGCTCTGGTGATCCAGTGCCTGATCGTGGAAAGCTTCGCCGTGGCCGCCTACCGCTGCTATCTGCCGGTGGCCGATGCCTACGCCGCACCGATCACGGCGGCGGTGCTGGCCGATGAGGCCGAGCACCTCGACTACGGCGAGCGCCAGCTGGCGGCCCGCTTCCCGGCTGTGGCGGCGCCGATCAGCCGCTGGTGTGAGCGGGCGGTGCCGGTGGCGATGGCGATGTTGCGGGAGGTGCACGGCGATCTCGAAGCGATCGGCATCGATCCCAGTGCGCTGGTGGGGGAATTCATGGGCTGCCTGGGCTCGGCGCTGGAGGCGGTCGGTTTCGCCCCACGCCAGGCCACGCGCCTGGCCGCACGCCTGGCGGCGGTGGCCTGCGGCTGA
- a CDS encoding glycosyltransferase — protein sequence MTHTPAGFEIPRVFIGYDPRERVAVNVLADSFQARSSLPLLIAQVRLDQLAGVYQRERDPRQSTDFSFSRFLVPWLAGYQGWALFIDADMLCLADLAELWALRDERYAVQLVKHQHVCEQGLKFQGMPQTPYGRKNWSSVMLFNCARCMALTPELVNSASGLELHQFHWLADEQIGALPPEWNVLVGVLPLPAAPKILHYTLGGPWFDDCLTMPASDRWLAARAAMNEPLPVEPAAVGAPEAQPVGHHPLPAPIT from the coding sequence ATGACCCACACACCCGCCGGCTTCGAGATCCCGCGCGTGTTCATCGGCTACGACCCGCGGGAACGGGTGGCGGTGAACGTGCTCGCCGATTCCTTTCAGGCCCGCTCCAGCCTGCCGCTGCTGATCGCTCAGGTGCGGCTCGATCAGCTGGCGGGGGTGTACCAGCGGGAGCGCGATCCGCGCCAGAGCACGGATTTCTCCTTCAGCCGCTTTCTGGTGCCCTGGCTGGCCGGTTACCAGGGCTGGGCCCTGTTCATCGATGCCGACATGCTCTGCCTGGCGGACCTCGCCGAGCTCTGGGCCCTGCGCGATGAACGCTATGCGGTGCAGTTGGTGAAGCACCAGCACGTGTGTGAGCAGGGGTTGAAGTTCCAGGGCATGCCCCAGACGCCCTACGGCCGCAAGAACTGGTCGTCGGTGATGCTCTTCAACTGCGCGCGTTGTATGGCGCTCACGCCGGAGCTGGTGAACAGCGCCTCGGGCCTGGAGCTGCACCAGTTCCACTGGCTGGCCGACGAGCAGATCGGTGCGCTGCCGCCTGAATGGAACGTGCTGGTGGGGGTGCTGCCCCTGCCGGCGGCCCCAAAGATCCTGCACTACACGCTGGGCGGCCCCTGGTTCGACGACTGCCTGACCATGCCCGCCTCAGACCGCTGGCTGGCGGCCCGCGCCGCCATGAACGAACCGCTGCCGGTGGAGCCGGCGGCTGTTGGTGCCCCCGAGGCGCAGCCTGTTGGCCATCACCCCCTTCCCGCTCCCATCACCTGA
- the acsF gene encoding magnesium-protoporphyrin IX monomethyl ester (oxidative) cyclase encodes MTATIRQPAAAATPAAPHLREDLLTPRFYTTEIDKAARTDLEQQRPAFEAMLAEMEADHNRDHFDRKAPLDRLRALSPEAKTAYESYLVRSCVSEFSGFLLFKELSRRLFQAERQELGRLFQLMARDEARHAGFLNRALVAEGIELDLPKLSTKRPITWFPLSWVLYSVFLSEKIGYWRYILIDRHLKANPDNAFAPLFDFFEPWCQDENRHGDIFNLLIRCWPGLKQGLRGKLLSRFFLWSVFLTHSLTVCERGDFYRLLGMDPRRFDAEVMRQTNRTARRAFPWVFDLEQSRYLELRDRLVTCFQQMQALKTEPGALLRRLGLKLRFAGLLLRQFCQPMVPAEGA; translated from the coding sequence ATGACCGCCACCATCCGCCAGCCCGCCGCCGCCGCCACCCCGGCCGCCCCCCACCTGCGCGAAGACCTGCTGACGCCCCGCTTCTACACCACGGAGATCGACAAGGCCGCCCGCACCGACCTGGAGCAGCAGCGGCCTGCCTTTGAGGCGATGCTCGCCGAGATGGAGGCCGATCACAACCGCGACCACTTCGACCGCAAGGCCCCGCTCGACCGTCTGCGCGCTCTCAGCCCGGAAGCCAAGACCGCTTACGAGAGCTATCTGGTGCGGTCGTGCGTGTCGGAGTTCTCCGGTTTCCTGCTGTTCAAGGAGCTCTCCCGCCGCCTGTTCCAGGCCGAACGCCAGGAGCTGGGCCGCCTGTTCCAGCTGATGGCCCGCGATGAAGCCCGCCATGCCGGCTTCCTCAACCGGGCGCTGGTGGCGGAAGGGATCGAGCTCGATCTGCCCAAGCTGAGCACCAAGCGGCCGATCACCTGGTTCCCGCTCAGCTGGGTGCTCTATTCCGTGTTTCTGTCCGAAAAGATCGGCTATTGGCGTTACATCCTGATCGACCGCCATCTCAAGGCCAACCCCGACAACGCCTTTGCGCCGCTGTTCGATTTCTTCGAACCCTGGTGCCAGGACGAGAACCGCCACGGCGACATCTTCAACCTGCTGATCCGCTGCTGGCCCGGTCTGAAGCAGGGGCTGCGCGGCAAGTTGCTCAGCCGTTTCTTCCTCTGGTCGGTGTTTCTCACCCACAGCCTCACCGTGTGTGAGCGGGGCGATTTCTACCGCCTGCTGGGCATGGATCCCCGCCGCTTCGATGCCGAGGTGATGCGCCAGACCAACCGCACCGCCCGCCGCGCCTTCCCCTGGGTGTTCGACCTCGAGCAGAGCCGTTACCTGGAGCTGCGCGACCGCCTGGTCACCTGCTTCCAGCAGATGCAGGCGCTCAAGACGGAGCCGGGCGCACTGCTGCGCAGGCTGGGCCTGAAGCTGCGCTTCGCTGGGTTGTTGCTGCGTCAGTTCTGCCAGCCGATGGTGCCGGCGGAGGGGGCATGA